Proteins co-encoded in one Natronorubrum daqingense genomic window:
- a CDS encoding AEC family transporter — protein sequence MELGGELDVLLRLLALLVVLLVGTGLRLSGVLDATRTDWLNAVAYYVALPALIFISVYDQNIGELLSLTLVAGLLLVLFSTAGLAWIVHQIQGSESDRQSVAIVQSYHSNLGYLGLPLVAATFGAQVTAIASVVLGVVTLVQVPLTILVLSTFNGADVELIDELRGLALNPVLLSLFAGLAIGSSGVFVPGTVATGLDGVGSLALPLALLCVGASLEVDLPAIDFGATGSVVAIKIVAMPIFAWLVFSTLAVDTATFVASVVMLGTPTAVSTYVFAAELQGDEEFASVNVFATTLVSIVTLFVLITMLT from the coding sequence ATGGAACTCGGTGGTGAGCTCGACGTTCTCCTCAGGTTGTTGGCGTTGCTCGTGGTCCTCCTCGTCGGGACGGGACTTCGGCTCTCGGGAGTCCTCGACGCCACGCGGACCGACTGGCTGAACGCCGTCGCGTACTACGTCGCGTTGCCCGCACTCATCTTCATCTCGGTGTACGATCAGAACATCGGCGAACTGCTGTCGCTGACGCTGGTCGCGGGACTGTTGCTCGTCCTGTTCTCGACGGCCGGCCTCGCGTGGATCGTCCACCAGATACAGGGCTCGGAAAGCGACCGACAGAGCGTCGCGATCGTCCAATCGTATCACTCGAATTTGGGCTACCTCGGGCTCCCGCTGGTCGCGGCGACCTTCGGCGCGCAGGTCACGGCGATCGCGAGCGTCGTCCTCGGGGTCGTAACGCTGGTGCAGGTGCCGTTGACGATTCTGGTGCTCTCGACGTTCAACGGGGCCGACGTCGAACTCATCGACGAACTGCGCGGGCTCGCGTTGAATCCGGTGTTACTCTCGCTATTCGCCGGACTCGCCATCGGCTCGAGCGGCGTCTTCGTGCCGGGAACCGTCGCGACCGGCCTCGACGGCGTCGGCTCGCTCGCGTTACCCCTCGCCTTGCTGTGCGTCGGCGCGTCGCTCGAGGTCGACCTGCCGGCGATCGATTTCGGCGCGACGGGGTCGGTCGTGGCGATAAAGATCGTCGCGATGCCGATCTTCGCGTGGCTGGTCTTCTCGACGCTCGCCGTCGATACGGCGACGTTCGTCGCGTCAGTCGTCATGCTGGGGACGCCGACGGCGGTCTCGACGTACGTCTTCGCCGCCGAGTTGCAGGGCGACGAGGAGTTCGCGTCGGTGAACGTCTTCGCGACGACCCTCGTTTCGATCGTCACCCTGTTCGTCCTGATTACGATGTTGACGTAG
- a CDS encoding DEAD/DEAH box helicase: MTRPSTDEATQIRLRYEDGTVRIDGLDDASVSPGTIAEAVPALEADPRTDGWRVPAGRYAVLRTAVLEAVDTPERVDDEVLAFESLRPLESAYELRAYQRTALEAWLETDRWDDSSAGETATEPTPAEAPAGVLELPTGSGKTVIGLKAIERLSVPTLVVVPTIDLLEQWQRELESEFDQPIGRFGGGEQRLEAITVSTYDSAYLKADSVGDRFGFVVFDEVHHLGGEGYREIAQLLAAPARLGLTATFERPDNAHEVVADIVGPLVHRVDIDELAGDHLANYDVKRLEVDLLPEEREEYERKQEVFTNYLARSDIRMQRGSDYQELVKRSGSDPEAREALLARQRAREIMYGSDAKLEALEGILDEHRDERTIVFTAHNDLAYDVSERFLIPTITHQSGAAERREILERFREGTYTRIATSNVLDEGVDVPDASVAVVLSGSGSEREFTQRLGRILRPKSDGTRAVLYEVVAEDTGEERVSKRRRDES, from the coding sequence GTGACGCGGCCATCGACCGACGAGGCAACCCAGATTCGCCTTCGCTACGAGGACGGAACGGTCCGGATCGACGGCCTCGACGACGCGTCCGTCTCGCCCGGGACGATTGCCGAGGCCGTTCCCGCTCTCGAGGCGGATCCGCGAACCGACGGCTGGCGCGTTCCCGCGGGACGATACGCCGTTCTCCGAACTGCGGTTCTCGAGGCCGTGGACACCCCCGAACGAGTCGACGACGAGGTGCTCGCGTTCGAATCACTTCGACCACTGGAATCGGCCTACGAGCTTCGAGCGTACCAACGGACGGCGCTCGAGGCGTGGCTCGAGACCGACCGATGGGACGACAGTAGTGCTGGCGAGACGGCCACCGAGCCAACACCCGCGGAGGCTCCCGCGGGAGTCCTCGAGTTACCCACGGGAAGCGGAAAGACCGTCATCGGGTTGAAAGCGATCGAACGGCTCTCGGTTCCGACACTCGTCGTCGTGCCGACCATCGACTTACTCGAGCAGTGGCAACGAGAACTCGAGTCGGAGTTCGATCAACCCATCGGGCGCTTCGGGGGCGGCGAGCAACGCCTCGAAGCGATCACGGTCTCGACGTACGACTCGGCGTACCTGAAGGCGGATTCTGTGGGTGATCGATTCGGATTCGTCGTCTTCGACGAGGTCCACCACCTCGGCGGAGAGGGCTACCGTGAAATCGCTCAGCTGCTCGCCGCACCCGCACGCCTCGGATTGACGGCGACGTTCGAGCGACCCGATAACGCCCACGAGGTCGTCGCGGACATCGTCGGTCCCCTCGTCCACCGCGTCGATATCGACGAGTTGGCCGGCGACCACCTGGCCAACTACGACGTGAAACGCCTCGAGGTCGACTTGCTGCCCGAAGAACGCGAGGAGTACGAGCGTAAGCAAGAAGTCTTCACGAACTACCTCGCCCGTTCCGACATTCGGATGCAACGAGGTTCTGACTACCAAGAACTCGTCAAACGCTCTGGGAGCGATCCCGAAGCCCGCGAGGCCCTGCTCGCGCGCCAGCGCGCTCGAGAGATCATGTACGGTAGCGACGCCAAACTCGAGGCCCTCGAGGGGATCCTCGACGAGCACCGAGACGAGCGAACGATCGTCTTCACCGCCCACAACGACCTCGCGTACGACGTCAGCGAACGCTTCCTGATCCCGACGATCACCCACCAGAGCGGGGCCGCGGAACGGCGCGAAATCCTCGAGCGATTTCGCGAGGGGACGTACACGCGGATCGCCACCTCGAACGTCCTCGACGAAGGCGTCGACGTGCCGGACGCCTCCGTCGCGGTCGTGCTCTCGGGCAGCGGGAGCGAACGGGAGTTCACCCAGCGACTCGGGCGGATTCTCCGCCCGAAATCGGACGGCACTCGAGCCGTCCTCTACGAAGTCGTCGCCGAGGACACGGGCGAGGAACGGGTCTCGAAGCGTCGACGGGACGAATCCTGA
- the grpE gene encoding nucleotide exchange factor GrpE, with product MSEDEGTNTTAQGVSSEDHPEDGDAATRGAEESDAEPAPPADTESERTEGATDATAHTSANDVEPRTTPETSEDIQQLLEQLSEYDEDVAQQVNSIVEEARDLNATVTNQREELEDLSERVTEQADTIEELRAELEARGEKLEEYEATEEDLKSRLKRKQADFQNYKKRAKKRQQQIKDRATEDLVERLIGVRDNMKRALEEESDDTDSLREGIEMTMREFDRILEDENVSEIDPDPGTESDPQRHEVMMRVDSDQPEGTIADVYTPGYEMGDKVIQNAQVTVSNGELEDLDDDSSEDGAGEQSDSDGDDTADSTSETDGDTGEDAGATAVDDAGDGNSGDGDDAGDGGEAIELGGEVETDADSRSAASEE from the coding sequence ATGAGCGAAGACGAGGGTACGAACACGACCGCCCAGGGAGTCTCGTCCGAGGACCATCCCGAGGACGGCGACGCCGCGACGAGGGGTGCGGAGGAATCGGACGCCGAACCTGCCCCGCCCGCCGACACCGAATCGGAGCGGACCGAGGGTGCGACCGACGCGACGGCACACACGTCTGCGAACGATGTGGAGCCCCGGACGACGCCGGAAACGAGCGAGGACATCCAACAACTCCTCGAGCAACTCTCCGAGTACGACGAGGACGTCGCCCAGCAGGTCAATTCGATCGTCGAGGAGGCGCGAGACCTCAACGCAACGGTCACGAACCAGCGCGAAGAACTCGAGGATCTCTCCGAGCGCGTCACCGAGCAGGCCGACACTATCGAGGAACTCAGAGCGGAACTCGAGGCCCGCGGCGAGAAACTCGAGGAGTACGAAGCGACCGAAGAGGATCTAAAGAGCCGACTCAAGCGCAAACAGGCCGACTTTCAAAACTACAAGAAGCGGGCCAAAAAGCGCCAACAACAGATCAAGGACCGAGCGACGGAGGACCTCGTCGAACGGCTCATCGGCGTTCGAGACAACATGAAACGCGCGCTCGAGGAGGAAAGCGACGATACTGACAGCCTGCGCGAGGGTATCGAGATGACGATGCGCGAGTTCGACCGCATCCTCGAGGACGAGAACGTTTCAGAGATCGATCCCGACCCCGGAACCGAAAGCGACCCACAGCGCCACGAAGTCATGATGCGCGTCGACAGCGACCAGCCCGAGGGCACTATCGCCGACGTCTACACGCCCGGCTACGAGATGGGCGATAAAGTCATCCAGAACGCACAGGTTACCGTCTCGAACGGCGAACTCGAGGATCTCGATGACGACTCGAGTGAGGACGGCGCGGGCGAGCAATCAGACTCCGATGGCGACGATACGGCCGACTCGACTTCAGAGACGGACGGCGACACCGGCGAGGACGCTGGTGCAACGGCGGTCGACGACGCAGGCGACGGTAATAGCGGTGACGGAGACGACGCGGGCGACGGTGGAGAAGCCATCGAACTCGGTGGTGAGGTCGAAACCGACGCGGATAGTCGGTCGGCAGCGAGCGAGGAGTAG
- the dnaK gene encoding molecular chaperone DnaK: protein MASNKILGIDLGTTNSAFAVMEGGDPEIIVNAEGERTTPSVVAFTDDDERLVGKPAKNQAIQNPEKTIASIKRHIGEDDYTVEIDDEEYTPEQISAMILQKIKRDAEEYLGDEVEKAVITVPAYFSDRQRQATKDAGEIAGFEVERIINEPTAASMAYGLDDDSDQTVLVYDLGGGTFDVSILDLGGGVYEVVATNGDNDLGGDDWDEAIIDWLAEEFEAENGVDLREDRQALQRLKDAAEEAKIELSSRKETEINLPFITATDDGPIHLEESLTRAKFESLTSDLIERTVEPTEQALEDAGYEKDDIDEVLLVGGSTRMPQVGEKVEELTGKEPQKNVNPDEAVSLGAAIQGGVLGGEVDDIVLLDVTPLSLGIEVKGGLFERLIEKNTTIPTEESKIFTTAADNQTSVQVRVFQGERELAQKNEMLGEFHLSGIPPAPAGTPQIEVMFSIDENGIVNVSAEDKGSGESEEITIEGGAGLSDAEIDKMQEEAEQHAEEDKKKRERIEARNTAEATIQRAETLLEENDEEVDDDLRSDIEAAIDDLEETIDDTDADAEDIEAATETLSTELQEIGKQMYQDAGAAGAGAGAGGAAGAGAAGGAAGAGPGGMGGGPNPGPGGAAADGEDEEFVDADFEDVDEDED, encoded by the coding sequence ATGGCGAGCAACAAAATTCTCGGTATTGACCTCGGAACGACGAACAGCGCGTTCGCGGTGATGGAAGGCGGCGATCCGGAGATCATCGTCAACGCGGAAGGTGAACGAACGACGCCGTCCGTCGTCGCGTTCACGGACGACGACGAGCGCCTCGTCGGCAAACCCGCGAAGAATCAGGCGATTCAAAACCCAGAAAAGACGATCGCCTCGATCAAGCGCCACATCGGCGAGGACGACTACACCGTCGAGATCGACGACGAGGAGTACACCCCCGAACAGATTTCGGCGATGATCCTCCAGAAGATCAAACGCGACGCAGAAGAGTACCTCGGCGACGAGGTCGAGAAGGCCGTCATCACGGTCCCTGCGTACTTCTCGGACCGACAGCGACAGGCGACCAAAGACGCCGGCGAAATCGCCGGGTTCGAAGTCGAACGGATCATCAACGAGCCGACGGCCGCGTCGATGGCCTACGGCCTCGACGACGACTCCGACCAGACCGTTCTGGTTTACGACCTCGGCGGCGGAACGTTCGACGTTTCGATTCTCGACCTCGGCGGCGGGGTCTACGAGGTCGTCGCGACCAACGGGGACAACGACCTCGGCGGCGACGACTGGGACGAGGCCATCATCGACTGGCTCGCGGAGGAGTTCGAAGCCGAAAACGGCGTCGACCTCCGGGAGGACCGTCAGGCCCTCCAGCGACTCAAAGACGCCGCGGAGGAAGCGAAGATCGAACTCTCGAGTCGAAAGGAGACCGAGATCAACCTGCCGTTCATCACGGCAACCGACGACGGCCCGATCCACCTCGAGGAATCGCTTACGCGCGCAAAGTTCGAGTCGCTCACCAGCGACCTCATCGAGCGCACCGTCGAGCCGACCGAGCAGGCGCTCGAGGACGCGGGCTACGAGAAAGACGACATCGACGAGGTGCTCCTCGTCGGTGGCTCGACGCGGATGCCACAGGTCGGCGAGAAGGTCGAGGAGCTAACCGGCAAGGAGCCCCAGAAGAACGTCAACCCCGACGAGGCCGTTTCGCTGGGCGCGGCGATTCAGGGCGGCGTCCTCGGCGGCGAAGTCGACGACATCGTTCTGCTCGACGTGACGCCGCTCAGCCTCGGTATCGAGGTCAAGGGTGGCCTCTTCGAGCGACTCATCGAGAAGAACACGACGATTCCAACCGAAGAGTCGAAGATCTTCACCACGGCGGCGGACAACCAGACCTCCGTCCAGGTCCGGGTCTTCCAGGGTGAGCGCGAACTCGCACAGAAAAACGAGATGCTCGGCGAGTTCCACCTGAGTGGCATCCCGCCAGCCCCCGCCGGAACGCCACAGATCGAAGTCATGTTCTCCATCGACGAGAACGGCATCGTCAACGTGAGCGCGGAGGACAAGGGCAGCGGCGAGAGCGAGGAGATCACTATCGAAGGCGGTGCCGGCCTCTCCGACGCCGAAATCGACAAGATGCAAGAAGAAGCCGAGCAACACGCCGAAGAGGACAAGAAGAAACGCGAACGGATCGAGGCCCGAAACACGGCCGAAGCCACGATCCAGCGAGCCGAGACGCTCCTCGAGGAGAACGACGAGGAAGTCGACGACGACCTTCGAAGCGACATCGAAGCCGCAATCGACGACCTCGAGGAAACTATCGACGACACGGATGCGGACGCCGAGGACATCGAGGCGGCGACCGAGACCCTGAGCACGGAACTACAGGAGATCGGCAAGCAGATGTACCAAGATGCCGGTGCTGCGGGCGCTGGCGCTGGAGCTGGCGGTGCTGCCGGAGCTGGAGCCGCAGGCGGCGCAGCAGGCGCAGGTCCCGGTGGTATGGGCGGTGGCCCGAACCCGGGTCCTGGCGGCGCTGCAGCGGATGGCGAGGATGAGGAGTTCGTCGACGCCGACTTCGAAGACGTTGACGAAGACGAGGACTGA
- the dnaJ gene encoding molecular chaperone DnaJ, translated as MSEDFYDVLGVSSDASAEEIKQAYRTKATEYHPDVSDDPDAEEKFKKIQKAKQVLTDEDKRSAYDRMGHDRFEQAEKHGFDAGDAGAGGMGGGPFGGMGGGGGMGGGGLGDIFEQVFGGGGGGGRGRRRPRKGRDLRTELEIDLEEAYEGAQKQFSVHRPEECETCSGAGHPPDADSRTCPECQGQGQVTQVQQTPLGRVQQTTTCQRCEGDGTIYSEECGDCRGEGYVRNEATLTIDIPAGIQEGQTLRMEGEGAPSPEGGRHGDLLIDVRVREHEEFERDGNDLQYRLAISFPQATFGDTVEVPTLDGAAEFEIPSGTQSGETFRLEGKGMPRLRRRGQGDLFVQVQIVTPESLNGEQREALEAFAEAGGDEIEVADGFFEKIKRAF; from the coding sequence ATGAGCGAGGACTTCTACGATGTACTCGGTGTGAGTTCTGACGCCTCCGCCGAGGAGATCAAGCAGGCGTACCGGACGAAGGCCACGGAGTATCATCCGGACGTCAGCGACGACCCCGACGCCGAGGAGAAGTTCAAGAAGATTCAGAAGGCAAAGCAAGTCCTCACGGACGAAGACAAACGATCGGCCTACGACAGAATGGGCCACGACCGCTTCGAACAAGCCGAAAAGCACGGCTTCGACGCGGGTGATGCCGGCGCTGGCGGCATGGGTGGCGGGCCGTTCGGCGGCATGGGCGGCGGTGGCGGCATGGGCGGTGGCGGACTCGGCGACATCTTCGAGCAAGTCTTCGGCGGCGGTGGCGGTGGTGGCCGCGGGCGTCGCCGGCCGCGGAAGGGGCGCGACCTTCGAACCGAACTCGAGATCGACCTCGAGGAAGCGTACGAGGGGGCCCAGAAGCAGTTTTCCGTTCACCGACCGGAGGAGTGTGAGACCTGTTCGGGTGCGGGCCACCCGCCCGACGCGGACTCGCGAACGTGTCCGGAGTGTCAGGGTCAAGGGCAGGTAACGCAGGTCCAACAGACGCCGCTGGGTCGCGTCCAACAGACGACGACGTGCCAGCGCTGTGAGGGCGACGGAACGATCTATTCGGAGGAATGTGGCGACTGTCGAGGCGAGGGCTACGTGCGCAACGAAGCCACGTTGACCATCGACATCCCTGCGGGCATTCAGGAAGGCCAGACGCTTCGAATGGAAGGCGAAGGTGCGCCGAGCCCAGAAGGGGGTCGCCACGGCGACTTGCTCATCGACGTCCGCGTTCGCGAGCACGAGGAGTTCGAGCGCGACGGTAACGACCTACAGTATCGCCTCGCGATTTCGTTCCCGCAGGCGACGTTCGGCGACACCGTCGAAGTGCCGACACTCGACGGGGCGGCGGAGTTCGAGATTCCGAGCGGAACGCAAAGCGGCGAAACCTTCCGACTCGAGGGCAAGGGCATGCCGCGACTCCGTCGGCGCGGGCAGGGCGACCTCTTCGTGCAGGTGCAAATCGTCACCCCCGAGAGTCTCAACGGCGAGCAACGCGAGGCGCTCGAGGCGTTCGCCGAGGCCGGCGGCGACGAGATCGAGGTCGCGGACGGCTTCTTCGAGAAGATCAAACGGGCGTTCTAA
- the hpt gene encoding hypoxanthine/guanine phosphoribosyltransferase: protein MEKLVASLDDAPIIDKDGYEYLVHPISNGVPMLEPALLREVVIEVMQTADLDVDKIVAPEAMGIHLATALSLQTDIPLVVIRKRPYGLEGEVSLHQQTGYSESEMYINDVESGDRVVVVDDMLSTGGTLASICTALDDIGADISDIVVVMRKVGPSALDETQFEATSLLDITVEDGDVTVH from the coding sequence ATGGAAAAGCTCGTCGCGTCGCTCGACGACGCACCGATTATCGACAAGGACGGCTACGAGTACTTGGTGCATCCGATCAGTAACGGCGTGCCGATGCTCGAGCCGGCTCTCTTGCGCGAGGTCGTTATCGAAGTCATGCAGACGGCCGATCTGGACGTCGACAAGATCGTCGCTCCCGAGGCGATGGGAATTCACCTCGCAACGGCGCTCTCGCTCCAGACCGATATCCCCCTCGTCGTAATCCGCAAACGACCGTACGGTCTCGAGGGCGAGGTGTCCTTGCACCAGCAGACGGGCTACTCGGAGTCGGAGATGTACATCAACGACGTCGAGTCGGGTGATCGCGTCGTGGTCGTCGACGACATGCTCTCGACGGGCGGCACGCTGGCGTCGATCTGCACCGCACTGGACGACATCGGGGCCGACATATCCGACATCGTCGTCGTCATGCGGAAAGTCGGTCCGTCGGCGCTCGATGAGACGCAATTCGAGGCGACGAGCCTACTCGATATCACCGTCGAAGACGGCGACGTGACCGTCCACTGA
- a CDS encoding uracil-xanthine permease family protein — protein MSDSTDGGMQLEYELDDRPPWPKSILLGLQHVAVMIVPATAVAYIVAGDVGLGGADTAYIVQMVLLFSGLATIIQAYTVGPIGAKLPLVMGSSFTFVGAAATIGIDYGMAAVFGAILVSGFAVEGVIGWQFKRVKPFFPPLVTGLVVVIIGLYLIPTGMDYVAGGDAAQEAGEYGSLHNLGLAALVFAISVGLNMFTRGIARLLSILAGISIGYLVAVVLDVQFGYDLIDFGEFSEAAVVAIPEPARFGLEFEPVAILMFAFLFLVSAMETVGDMSGVTAAEGRNPTDREFRGALFNDGFLSSLGSLFAAFPITSFSQNVGIVTFTGVMSRHVVGVCGAILAILGLSPLVATVVTTIPSAVFGGAVLLMVGMVAASGVRLIVLHTELNRRNMVIVAVSIGLGLGVATTPEALQGLPTSAEMFFSEPVIMAAFSALLLNTFVPGEQSPLFDARSPDHSTESEPAPVGPGDD, from the coding sequence ATGTCGGACAGCACGGACGGGGGCATGCAACTCGAATACGAACTCGACGACAGGCCGCCGTGGCCGAAGTCGATTCTCCTCGGCTTACAACACGTCGCGGTCATGATCGTCCCGGCGACGGCGGTCGCGTACATCGTCGCCGGCGACGTCGGCCTCGGCGGGGCGGATACGGCGTACATCGTCCAGATGGTCCTCTTGTTCTCGGGACTCGCGACGATCATCCAGGCGTACACGGTCGGTCCGATCGGCGCGAAACTGCCGCTCGTGATGGGCTCGAGTTTCACGTTCGTGGGCGCGGCGGCGACGATCGGCATCGACTACGGGATGGCAGCCGTGTTCGGCGCGATTCTCGTCAGCGGCTTCGCCGTCGAAGGCGTCATCGGTTGGCAGTTCAAACGCGTCAAACCCTTCTTCCCGCCGCTCGTCACCGGCCTCGTCGTCGTCATCATCGGCTTGTACCTCATTCCGACGGGGATGGATTACGTCGCCGGCGGTGACGCCGCCCAGGAAGCCGGAGAGTACGGCAGTTTGCACAACCTCGGATTAGCTGCGCTCGTCTTCGCCATCTCAGTCGGCCTCAACATGTTCACGCGCGGGATCGCACGGCTGTTGAGCATTCTCGCCGGCATCTCGATTGGCTACCTCGTCGCCGTCGTCCTCGACGTACAGTTTGGCTACGACCTCATCGACTTCGGCGAGTTCAGCGAGGCCGCCGTGGTCGCCATCCCCGAACCGGCGAGATTCGGCCTCGAGTTCGAACCCGTCGCCATCCTGATGTTCGCGTTCTTGTTCCTCGTTTCGGCGATGGAAACCGTCGGCGACATGTCCGGTGTGACGGCCGCCGAGGGGCGGAATCCGACCGACCGGGAGTTCCGCGGCGCGCTGTTCAACGACGGCTTCTTGAGTTCGCTCGGCTCGCTGTTCGCCGCGTTCCCGATCACGTCGTTCTCCCAGAACGTCGGGATCGTGACCTTCACCGGCGTAATGAGCCGACACGTCGTCGGCGTCTGCGGGGCTATCCTCGCTATTCTCGGTCTGAGTCCGCTCGTCGCCACCGTCGTCACCACCATTCCGAGCGCCGTCTTCGGCGGTGCCGTCTTGCTCATGGTCGGGATGGTCGCCGCGAGCGGCGTCAGGCTGATCGTCCTCCACACCGAACTCAACCGACGGAATATGGTTATCGTGGCCGTCTCGATCGGTCTTGGACTCGGCGTCGCGACGACGCCCGAAGCGCTGCAGGGGTTGCCCACCTCGGCTGAAATGTTCTTCAGCGAACCCGTCATCATGGCTGCCTTCTCCGCACTGCTGCTCAACACCTTCGTCCCCGGCGAACAAAGCCCACTCTTCGACGCCCGCTCACCGGATCACTCTACCGAGTCCGAACCCGCACCTGTCGGTCCGGGCGACGACTGA
- a CDS encoding YciE/YciF ferroxidase family protein, whose translation MRTSVDQISDLEELFHHKLAQQYTIEQELVGILDEMATNATNDRLRKGLADHRDETRTQVSRLEDVFAALDRPAEQREAPILEGLEQDRRMLEDAIEDDDLRNTSYLNAAMMTERIEMSAYEGLSTMATQIGYDDEIRKPLESNFDEEQSAYRELSAMESASELKSMWDRLTPS comes from the coding sequence ATGCGAACCAGTGTCGACCAGATATCAGACCTCGAGGAACTGTTTCATCACAAACTCGCCCAGCAGTACACCATCGAGCAAGAACTCGTCGGAATTCTCGACGAGATGGCGACGAACGCGACCAACGACCGCCTGAGAAAGGGGCTCGCCGATCACCGAGACGAAACTCGAACGCAGGTGTCGCGTCTCGAGGACGTGTTCGCCGCGCTCGACCGGCCGGCCGAACAGCGCGAGGCACCGATCCTCGAGGGTCTCGAGCAGGATCGACGCATGCTCGAGGACGCCATCGAAGACGACGATCTGCGCAACACGAGCTATCTGAACGCGGCGATGATGACGGAACGAATCGAGATGAGCGCCTACGAGGGGCTCTCGACGATGGCGACACAGATTGGCTACGACGACGAGATTCGAAAGCCACTCGAATCGAACTTCGACGAGGAGCAATCCGCGTACCGCGAACTGTCGGCAATGGAATCCGCGTCGGAGCTGAAGTCGATGTGGGATCGGCTGACACCCTCCTAA
- a CDS encoding helix-turn-helix domain-containing protein: MAVIAEFSVHSDDFALHHALTAAPEMIVEIERVVATMKDRIMPYFWVTGETLSEFERALDEDNSVKNITEVDVVEDAKLYRAEWTENIETVIFAYVEIGATILQASGRNDRWELQMRFDDQEKVADFREYCDENDVSFELLQLQEQEQPMASTQYDLTPKQRETLISALEEGYYEVPQQVTMSELAAEMGISQQALSKRFHNAHKNLITNVLTVSEPDEP, encoded by the coding sequence ATGGCAGTTATTGCAGAATTTTCAGTCCACTCGGACGACTTTGCGCTTCACCACGCGCTGACCGCGGCTCCCGAGATGATCGTCGAAATCGAGCGAGTCGTCGCGACGATGAAAGATCGGATCATGCCGTACTTCTGGGTCACTGGTGAGACGTTGTCGGAATTCGAGCGGGCGCTCGACGAAGATAATTCGGTGAAGAACATTACCGAGGTCGACGTCGTCGAGGATGCGAAACTCTATCGAGCGGAGTGGACTGAAAACATCGAGACAGTCATTTTTGCGTACGTCGAGATTGGAGCGACGATTTTGCAGGCGTCCGGACGAAACGACCGCTGGGAGCTTCAAATGCGTTTCGACGACCAAGAGAAGGTCGCCGATTTCCGCGAGTACTGTGACGAAAACGACGTTTCGTTCGAACTCCTGCAACTCCAAGAGCAAGAACAGCCCATGGCGAGTACACAGTACGACCTAACGCCAAAGCAACGAGAAACGCTGATCAGCGCCCTCGAGGAGGGATACTACGAGGTTCCACAGCAAGTGACGATGAGCGAGTTAGCAGCCGAAATGGGAATCTCACAACAGGCCCTATCGAAGCGATTTCACAATGCCCACAAGAATCTTATCACGAACGTGTTGACCGTTAGCGAACCCGACGAGCCGTGA
- a CDS encoding ubiquitin-like small modifier protein 1, translating to MQLECIFFGPFREAIDEKTVHYETEAQTAGDLLRELESTYPELEGRLVADDESGLAGETVVTKNKRNVTHIDGLETELEETDVIRLVPSVYGG from the coding sequence ATGCAACTCGAGTGTATCTTTTTCGGTCCGTTTCGAGAAGCGATCGACGAGAAGACCGTTCACTACGAGACGGAAGCACAGACTGCCGGCGACTTGCTTCGCGAACTCGAGTCGACGTATCCCGAACTCGAGGGACGACTCGTTGCTGACGACGAAAGTGGGCTCGCCGGTGAGACCGTGGTCACGAAAAATAAGCGAAACGTGACTCACATCGACGGCCTCGAGACGGAACTCGAGGAGACCGACGTGATTCGACTCGTTCCGTCGGTGTACGGCGGGTGA